A genome region from Anastrepha obliqua isolate idAnaObli1 chromosome 4, idAnaObli1_1.0, whole genome shotgun sequence includes the following:
- the LOC129245561 gene encoding filamin-C isoform X3 — protein MSTPGLTALGESTRLVPANTPAVFEILPPPGQSLSKGECVATVLTPTKSKLNARVTHEAANGAARIEFVPTEVGTHIIEASINGTKIAGGPLIAKVYDASLIQVTDVNGGVVGQPCQFRVDASAAGEGQLEISINEGEVPNHVQVVGGGRCLVSFTPEQAKSHLIDIKFNGETVRGCPFVCAVADTSRVMLNLSNLELIPVNRPASFHITVSGGGAAELAVSVRGPHGELPVRVTGDIHAGFTAEFTPTSVGGHSINVEYNGFAVQGTPFLAKSYDATKVAVGSVSRGTVGRSVQFTVDAGDAGEGNLEITISAKGQNIPTQVHPQGSARFSVSFVPTEACEHTINVTFNKMPVPGCPLTVNISGGMSGPQVSLGGPGPVHQPNSFVINHAGGRLEDIEVNVEGPAGQSVPAQVHQTSEGIFKAEFVPRVVGEHRVNVTVNGLSTAGSPYAAKVYDVNAIKVKNVSNGTVGKAVTFLVETSQAGPGNLEVTVNGGRVPTSAQAQGQHTYAISFTPRDPQNHTVELRFNGQDVPGSPFTCRVSAAARIQSPEALDKVSVGRLFEFVVESDTEPSVEILGPARRNVPVKIDPLDTIGYNIKFEPVEVGDHSVEVRLPGGGHVEGSPFLLKAYSAEKVIVTDIRPGVVGKSVSFGINASQAGAGNLEIIVAVNGKNVPNYVQSEGNARFKVNFKPTEAAPHSLSVRFNGHPVPGSPFTCQIASAPISLPRALASGEGLKQAAIKLDNTFELEGFEGVEPQVFVTTPSGDNIICQLSPQGGDAYTAAFQPTVVGRHLISVTANDKHINGSPFSCNVFDVSRVSISGLDQQYGPAALGVPVTFSVDAAGAGEGTLELVVSTDTSTVKAEVVACARGLYDVTFVPQTTEQHYVNITFNEVPVDGSPFRVDIQQTTQYIQIGSLATIDFPTDDQIAEIVGPDHKPVPYTITRQTAEFRTHMTGNYLIRFIDRDTRQHIGTRTLNVFDPSLVKITEVGEPLCQRPASISVSLNEAGQGELSALVKCGASEVPHTIRGPSKTGVYEIVYHPMRVAPHKITILYNEVPISLKPLEINVLPANVGKEISVSGLGLYQARVGKTTSFAIDTVKRPAREFDVVVSGPGGQALPVRCYQTKSGHLQAEFTINKPGQSIIEVLHQSKPLPGSPFTCEAFDTSRVTAQGVPKGQLALHSPICFTVRTENAGIAELEAFAISPTNQNLPVHITEQSEGIHSVEFVPSQPGAYKLTIMYGGETIQGSPFTFTASATGVKTDTRAAGNGLEVCQRNKEASFIVYCPIAPNVQIERVDEFGERIEPKIKALGNNEWRISYTILSVGHYEIRASCPNRGNLPGSPWSISCVETSKITPVGGWGTLLDHDGRLILPARIVFDVENAGPGELACSIDGIEIPVDKLNDGKMRIYISADSLAPGEHDLDLTWSGLTIVQCPRSAFVTGQQAADKVLLTGRGLAAAQAGEAAHFTIDATNAPAGRPEVILVHQDNTSVPVSLAQPRPTENIWLASYTPQKSSSGPLTLSVKWNGRLVKGCPLTVAVGSSMDASKVICSGEGLRHGIVGKDIKSWIDTRRAGPGELTAHCAGPRKVAYCELYDHGDATFTLNIKPQEPGRHLLTIKYGGQNVPGSPFALKVAGAPDASKVRVYGPGIEHGVLATFQSRFICDTRGAGAGQLTVRVRGPKGAFRVEMQRESQKDRTILCKYDPTEPGDYRVEVKWAGEFVPGSPFPVMIFDTEEELRRYLQGI, from the exons ATGTCTACACCCGGTCTAACAGCACTGGGCGAATCGACACGCCTTGTACCCGCTAATACACCGGCGGTTTTTGAGATACTGCCGCCTCCTGGACAAAGCCTAAGCAAGGGCGAGTGCGTGGCTACAGTTTTGACACCAACTAAGTCCAAACTGAATGCCAGAGTCACCCATGAGGCGGCAAATGGTGCTGCACGCATCGAATTTGTGCCCACCGAAGTGGGCACACACATCATCGAGGCATCGATCAATGGCACAAAAATTGCCGGTGGGCCACTTATCGCCAAAGTATACGATGCCAGTCTAATACAAGTGACCGATGTGAATGGCGGCGTTGTCGGGCAACCGTGTCAATTCCGTGTCGATGCAAGCGCTGCTGGCGAAGGTCAGCTGGAAATATCAATTAACGAAGGCGAAGTACCAAATCACGTTCAGGTTGTCGGTGGTGGACGTTGTTTGGTCTCCTTCACACCCGAACAGGCCAAATCACATTTGATCGATATTAAATTTAATGGTGAAACGGTGCGTGGTTGTCCATTCGTATGCGCAGTTGCAGACACTTCTCGCGTCATGCTGAATCTCTCGAATCTCGAATTGATACCCGTCAATCGGCCAGCTTCGTTCCATATTACTGTAAGCGGTGGTGGTGCTGCTGAATTGGCGGTCAGTGTGCGCGGTCCGCATGGTGAACTGCCGGTACGTGTCACTGGTGATATACACGCCGGCTTCACTGCCGAATTTACGCCCACCTCAGTCGGTGGACACTCGATCAATGTGGAATATAATGGTTTTGCCGTGCAAGGTACTCCATTTTTGGCAAAATCTTATGATGCGACGAAAGTGGCAGTGGGTAGTGTGTCGCGTGGTACTGTTGGCAGATCTGTGCAATTTACAGTGGACGCTGGCGATGCAGGTGAGGGTAATTTAGAGATCACCATTTCGGCGAAAGGACAGAATATACCGACCCAAGTGCATCCACAAGGCAGTGCAAG ATTCTCCGTTTCGTTTGTGCCAACTGAGGCGTGTGAGCATACCATCAATGTGACCTTCAATAAAATGCCGGTACCTGGGTGTCCGCTAACTGTGAACATTAGTGGTGGCATGTCCGGTCCACAAGTGTCACTAGGCGGTCCTGGCCCGGTGCATCAGCCGAATTCTTTTGTTATCAATCACGCTGGCGGTCGTTTGGAAGACATCGAGGTCAATGTTGAAG GACCTGCCGGCCAGTCAGTGCCCGCACAGGTTCATCAAACGTCGGAGGGTATCTTCAAGGCGGAGTTTGTGCCACGAGTTGTCGGCGAGCATCGAGTAAATGTAACCGTCAACGGTTTGTCCACCGCGGGTAGTCCCTATGCAGCTAAG GTGTACGATGTTAATGCCATCAAAGTGAAGAACGTCAGCAATGGCACAGTCGGTAAGGCGGTCACTTTCCTCGTGGAGACCTCACAAGCTGGTCCTGGTAATCTTGAGGTGACCGTCAATGGCGGTCGTGTACCGACTTCGGCTCAAGCACAGGGACAGCACACTTACGCCATTAGTTTTACACCACGTGACCCTCAAAATCACACCGTTGAATTGCGTTTCAATGGACAAGATGTACCGGGCTCACCGTTCACTTGTCGTGTCTCAGCCGCTGCGCGTATACAATCACCCGAAGCACTAGATAAGGTGAGCGTTGGACGTTTGTTTGAGTTTGTAGTCGAATCAGACACGGAACCAAGTGTGGAGATACTAGGTCCGGCTAGACGCAATGTACCTGTGAAGATCGATCCATTGGATACTATTGGCTATAACATCAAATTTGAGCCTGTTGAGGTAGGCGATCACTCAGTGGAAGTGCGTTTGCCTGGTGGCGGTCATGTGGAAGGTAGTCCCTTCTTACTCAAAGCCTATTCCGCCGAGAAAGTCATTGTCACCGATATACGTCCAGGTGTGGTTGGGAAGAGCGTTAGTTTTGGCATTAATGCCAGTCAGGCTGGTGCAGGCAACTTGGAAATCATCGTAGCTGTTAATGGCAAAAACGTGCCCAACTATGTACAGTCCGAGGGTAATGCACGCTTCAAGGTTAACTTCAAGCCCACGGAGGCGGCGCCACACTCGCTTTCAGTTCGCTTCAATGGGCATCCTGTACCCGGTTCACCGTTCACCTGTCAGATCGCATCCGCACCAATCAGTTTGCCACGTGCTTTGGCCAGCGGTGAAGGTCTAAAGCAAGCAGCTATAAAGTTGGATAATACATTTGAATTGGAGGGGTTCGAAGGCGTTGAGCCTCAAGTATTTGTTACAACACCATCCGGTGATAATATTATATGCCAGTTAAGTCCACAAGGTGGCGACGCTTATACCGCTGCATTCCAGCCCACGGTGGTTGGCCGGCATTTGATAAGCGTCACAGCTAATGATAAACATATTAACGGTTCCCCGTTCTCGTGCAATGTCTTCGACGTTTCACGTGTCAGCATCAGCGGTTTGGATCAGCAGTATGGCCCAGCCGCATTGGGCGTGCCAGTAACTTTCAGCGTGGATGCCGCTGGCGCTGGTGAAGGTACCCTTGAATTAGTCGTTTCCACTGATACGAGCACTGTGAAGGCGGAAGTGGTTGCCTGCGCACGTGGTCTTTACGATGTTACCTTCGTGCCGCAGACAACGGAACAGCATTACGTTAATATCACATTCAATGAAGTACCCGTCGATGGCAGCCCATTCCGCGTCGACATACAACAAACTACACAGTACATACAGATCGGTAGTTTGGCCACCATCGACTTTCCTACTGATGACCAGATCGCGGAGATCGTTGGACCCGATCACAAACCGGTGCCGTATACCATCACACGGCAGACGGCAGAATTCCGCACACATATGACGGGCAATTATTTGATACGTTTTATTGATCGCGATACACGTCAACACATAGGCACACGCACACTTAACGTCTTCGACCCATCGCTGGTGAAGATCACCGAAGTGGGTGAGCCCCTCTGCCAGCGACCAGCTAGCATTTCAGTATCACTCAACGAGGCTGGACAAGGTGAGTTGTCAGCGTTGGTGAAGTGCGGTGCTTCTGAGGTGCCACATACCATACGTGGTCCCTCCAAGACAGGGGTTTATGAGATTGTCTACCATCCAATGCGCGTGGCTCCACACAAGATCACGATACTGTACAACGAAGTACCGATCTCGCTGAAACCGCTTGAGATTAACGTGCTGCCAGCAAATGTTGGCAAAGAGATCAGTGTATCTGGACTTGGTTTATATCAGGCACGTGTGGGCAAAACTACTTCATTTGCCATCGATACAGTTAAGAGACCAGCGCGCGAATTTGACGTAGTTGTATCAGGACCGGGTGGCCAAGCATTACCAGTACGCTGCTATCAAACTAAGAGCGGACATTTACAGGCCGAATTCACCATCAACAAACCAGGCCAAAGTATAATTG AGGTACTCCATCAATCTAAGCCACTACCAGGCAGTCCATTCACATGTGAGGCCTTTGACACTAGTCGTGTCACGGCTCAAGGCGTACCTAAAGGACAGTTAGCATTACACAGCCCCATCTGCTTCACAG TGCGCACTGAGAATGCCGGTATCGCAGAATTGGAAGCCTTTGCCATCTCCCCAACCAATCAAAATCTACCTGTTCACATCACCGAACAGTCAGAGGGCATCCATAGCGTTGAATTCGTGCCATCCCAGCCGGGTGCCTACAAATTAACAATCATGTACGGTGGCGAGACCATCCAGGGTTCGCCTTTCACCTTCACCGCCTCCGCGACAGGCGTGAAGACAGACACACGTGCCGCTGGTAATGGTCTGGAGGTGTGCCAGCGCAACAAGGAAGCCTCTTTTATTGTCTACTGTCCCATTGCACCGAATGTGCAAATCGAACGCGTGGATGAGTTTGGCGAACGAATTGAACCGAAAATTAAG GCGTTGGGCAACAATGAATGGCGCATTTCATACACGATTCTCTCCGTTGGCCATTATGAGATACGCGCCAGCTGTCCGAATCGTGGCAATTTGCCTGGCTCTCCGTGGAGCATTTCTTGTGTGGAAACTTCTAAGATCACTCCTGTCGGCGGTTGGGGCACGCTGCTAGACCACGACGGCCGTCTTATTTTACCGGCACGTATAGTTTTCGATGTGGAAAATGCGGGTCCGGGCGAGTTGGCCTGTTCTATAGATGGCATTGAAATTCCGGTCGACAAGTTAAATGATGGTAAAATGCGTATTTACATTTCCGCAGACAGTTTAGCACCAGGCGAACACGATTTAGACCTCACTTGGAGTGGTCTAACCATTGTCCAATGTCCACGCAGTGCATTTGTGACTGGTCAACAAGCGGCCGATAAGGTTCTGCTCACCGGTCGCGGTCTGGCTGCGGCACAAGCTGGCGAGGCTGCACATTTTACCATCGACGCTACAAATGCACCCGCTGGACGACCTGAGGTTATACTTGTACATCAAGATAACACTTCCGTGCCGGTAAGTTTGGCGCAACCGCGACCAACCGAAAATATCTGGTTGGCTTCCTACACGCCGCAGAAGTCATCGTCGGGACCGTTAACTTTATCTGTGAAATGGAACGGTCGTCTGGTGAAGGGTTGCCCGCTCACAGTTGCTGTCGGTTCGTCTATGGATGCCTCGAAAGTCATTTGCTCGGGTGAGGGTCTTCGACATGGCATTGTCGGCAAGGATATTAAGTCATGGATTGATACGCGACGTGCTGGTCCTGGTGAGTTGACTGCTCACTGCGCTGGCCCACGAAAGGTGGCCTACTGTGAGCTGTATGATCATGGGGATGCTACATTTACGCTGAACATAAAACCACAGGAGCCGGGTAGGCATTTACTGACAATCAAATACGGTGGCCAAAATGTGCCGGGTTCGCCGTTTGCTTTGAAGGTCGCCGGAGCACCCGATGCAAGCAAG GTTCGCGTCTATGGGCCCGGCATTGAGCACGGCGTGCTCGCCACCTTCCAGTCGCGTTTCATCTGCGATACACGCGGCGCCGGCGCTGGCCAACTGACTGTGCGTGTGCGTGGTCCCAAAGGTGCATTCCGCGTGGAAATGCAGCGCGAGAGTCAAAAGGATCGCACCATACTCTGCAAG TATGACCCCACAGAACCCGGTGACTATCGTGTCGAGGTGAAATGGGCTGGTGAATTTGTGCCCGGCTCACCATTCCCGGTAATGATATTCGACACCGAAGAAGAGTTACGTCGATACTTGCAAGGTATATGA